CCGGCTGGGCTGGCGGTGCCTGGTCGAGCGGATGGGTAATGAATTCGGCATAACCGATACCCGGAAAGGCAACCGCCAACACAGCAGCGTGAATCCAACCGGGAATCGTAGACCTGCTAACGCTCGAACATTCGGCCGCGGTTTTGAAAAAGGAACCGTTGTTCGAGACCAGCTTGGCGGAGTCTGGTAGCGACCGCCCCACAACCGATTGCTGCCGAAGGTTATTGATACTCCGGCTAAACAGTTCGGCGCCGCGAATCAGTGCAGGGCTCGAATAAAGCTTGGATATGGGTAAATCAGATAAGCGTCGGCCGCCTCCAATTTGCAGTATGTCCATCATGACGCTCCGATCAATATGGTAGGAAAATGCCGGCCGCTATCGACAAACTGCGAGCTTCGCCCGGCCGACAGTCGGCTGTTTAAAATTGCCGGGTACTTTACTCGAAAGGACGTAAAAAAGTGACAACGCACCGTTTATCGAAGGGTTGATCGGCCATTAGAGCCTAGCCGATTGCGTAGGCAAATCGAGTGTGAAAGCCAACCGTTGCATCAGGTTGCGACCAAGACAAAAGCGGGTGGCGGCGGCATTTGCTGCCGCCGCCTAGCCTACCCAGGCAAATTGATAGCATCTTCGCCAACGAGTTACCGCGCCGAATAAGTTTATCTGACAGAGCCCAGACTCTCGCCCCGGTAACCGGCCATTACGGTGTGCCGAAGCTTCTGGCCAAACAGGCCAATACCCCTTCCTGGGTTAAATTTTGTTCGCCGCAATCCACGCCCGGCGTACAACTCAGATTTTGCCAATCGGCATTGTCGTTGGTGACGATAGCCTTGGCCCAATCCACGAAGCGGATGCCGTTCAGCGCCGATGTATAAAACTCGTCGAACCGGAATATCGTATGGTTGCAACCGGGGTCGATGTAAGCCCGGTAGTTTTTCGGCAATGCGGCTTTTAATCCGCCGGCGATTGTATTCATTCTGGTACTCCAGCTGCCGAAACCGGAGAGTTGATCGGCTGGGACACCGTCGTTTTGTTCCATGATATTCAAGAACAATTTTTGCACCACATCGTAAGCCGTCGTGTATTGCGCAAAACGTTCTTTGGGGTATTGCGCTGCCAGGGTTCTGTAGGCTCTCGGCAAGAAATCGGTTGCCGGAGCGGACGGCAAGGTTTTGAATATCGGATGCAAGTTGGTGTTGATGTTCCATCCCGAGTTAGGGCCGAATACGCCGGCCGCCAGAAAGCCGTCGGTAATAACCCCCATGCCGCCGTCGCTGAGTAACGAGACCTTGGCGTCCTTGCCCAACAACTTTTGGACCCAGGGATAATTCAATGCCGCGCCGTAAGAACCGGCACTGGAACCGGCCACCAAGATCTTGTCGATTTCTATGCGGCCGGCGTGCAACGGGCTGAATTTGTTTTTCCGCTCGCGTTTAAAGTAATCCACCACATAAAGAAAGTTGTCGAAGCCGCGGTGTTTAATGGCTACCGCGTCGGTCGGATCGGGATTGAACGGATTTTGGTAAACCGTATCCTTGGAACCTAAAAATACGTCGCCGGTACAATACGATACAAACACCATGGTCCAATTTTTATATGGATTATCCGGATCTTCGGCGTTTAATAATCCAGCCATTTTATTAGGATTATTGGCATCCACATCGGCATCTGGCACATAGGTAGACTGCATGGAACAGGTACCGTAGTTCCAACAGGCGCCTCCACCGTTGAAATACAGCAACACCTTGTCGGCCTTACCCGGCTTTACGTAAAAAGAGTAAGGTTGGCCGAATGCGCAACTGGGTGTGACCAGCTTTTGCGAATCGCCGACTTTTACCGGATATTGACCCGGAGTTACTTCGACTTTTTGCCAGAGGTCCGTCGCCTGAGTGGCGGCGGCAAAACCCAGCAAAACGGCAAGTGCCGCGTTTGATACAAATGGCTTCATAGTTTCTTCCTATATTTTCTGGAATTGAGCGGAAATTCGCCTTGCGGCCTATTCGGCGTCCGGCTAACGTTCAAGTGTAGTCCGCTATACCGCGAGCTAAGGGATGAAACTGGGAACTACTGATTTTCATTACCAGAACCGGCGTGGGCGCCGTTCAAGGCATCGCCGCGTTTTCGGCGAAGTTAGCCGGGAACTGCTCGACATTGGTGCAAATTGGCCGCTGGCATTGGTTGAGATAAACCTATACGGTTTAATCCAAAACCGCCGGACCGCGAATGGTTGTTAATTTTCAAAGCCTTGTAAACGGAATGAAAATTTGGCGCAGTTTTGGCTTGGCTGTAGTGGATTCGAACCGACTATCTGGATACCCAATGGCAACATCGAAACGCCATCACTGCGAATTAACCGTTCTGGCCGCACTTGCCGCGGCTACCACCCTCGTATTTTGGTTTACCAATTTGGACCGGTGGGCGGCCGGTTTATTTTTTTATCCGGGCAACGCCAGCGGCGTTTGGCCCAAACAGGACTGGTGGTTTTGGCGAGTTCTGTACGATTACGCATTTCCGTTCACGATCACGGCCGGTGCATTTGCCCTGCTGGCTTACCTATTCAGTCATTTGCACGACGACTTCCGCAGTTTTCGCCGCCAAGCCATGTATATCTTGCTGGTCATTGCGATAGGCCCAGGGCTGGTCGTCAATCTGATCGTCAAAGACCATTGGGGGCGGCCGCGGCCGGTGCATACCAAGGAATTCGGCGGGGAATACAACTACGTGCCGCCGGCAAAATTAGGCCATAGCCCGGATAAGTCTTTCGTCTGCGGCCATTGTTCGGTCGGATATGCGTTTTTTGCCCTGTATTTTTTAACGCAAAATTACAAAACGTTTTATTTGCTGCTGACGTTGGGCTTGGCGTGGACCATGGGTTTTACCCGGATGACAGCCGGCGGCCATTACCTGTCCGACATTCTCTGGTCCGGCTATCTGGTGTTTTTGGTGGCTTATGCTTTGTATTACGGCTGGTATCTGCGCGACAAACCGGTAACGGTACTCGAACGGAAAACCGCCACCGGTTAACACTCCGGCTTAACCGGACTGCGGCTCAACATTCGATCAAGTTCACCGCCAAACCGCCGCGCGAGGTTTCCTTGTATTTGGTTTTCATATCGGCGCCGGTTTCGCGCATGGTCTTGATCACCTTGTCCAGCGACACGAAGTGTTTGCCGTCGCCGCGTAGTGCAATCCGCGCCGCGTTGATCGCTTTGACCGAGCCCATCGCATTGCGCTCGATGCAAGGCACTTGCACCAAGCCGCCGACCGGATCGCAGGTCAAACCCAAGTTGTGCTCCATGCCGATTTCGGCGGCGTTTTCGACTTGCTCCGGCGTGCCGCCCAACACTTCGGCCAAGGCGCCGGCCGCCATCGAACAGGCCACGCCGATTTCGCCCTGGCAACCCACTTCGGCTCCGGACAGCGAGGCGTTTTCTTTATATAAAATCGCGATGGCCGCCGCGGTTAATAAAAAGCGGATCACTCCGTCCTCGTTCGCGCCTTCGCAAAACTTCCAGTAATAATGCAGCACGGCCGGAATGATGCCGGCGGCACCGTTGGTCGGCGCCGTGACGACGCGGCCGCCGGCGGCGTTTTCTTCGCTGACCGCCAGCGCAAACAAATTGACCCATTCCATCGTGCCGACCGGCATGCTCGGGGTTTGCCGCGGAATTTCGCCGGTCAGTTGCCGATACAGGTTGGCGGCCCGGCGCCTGACTTTCATGCCGCCGGGCATGATGCCTTCCTGGTGCAGACCGCGTTCGACGCAGGCCTGCATCACCTGCCAAATATTCAATAGCCGCTCGCGGATTTGCGCTTCGTTCAGCCAGGCCTTCTCGTTGCTCATCATTAAGTCGCTGATCGACTTGCGGTGAGTGGCGCATAATTTGAGTAAGCCGTCGCCGGTGTTGAACGGATAAGGCAAACAAGTATCGTCGTTGCTCAAGCGGTCGACCGCCGCTTCCGGTCCGGTTACGACGAAGCCGCCGCCGACCGAATAATAATCGGCCTGCACCAATTCGGCGCCGGATGCATCGAACACGGTCAGCCGCATGCCGTTGGAATGGTAAGGCAATACTTTGCGTTGAAACAGCAGATCGGATTTTTCGTTGAACGCCACCGGATATTGGCCCAGCAGCCGCACCGCACCGGTCTCGCGGATCTGCGCCAGGCGTTGCGGAATCTGGTCTGGATCGACCGCATCCGGCATTTCGCCTTCCAAACCCAGCATGACTGCCTTGTCGGTGCCGTGGCCTTTGCCGGTGGCGCCGAGGGAACCGTATAGTTCGACCTGAATCCGACGGACTGCGCCGAGTAAGCCTTGTTGTTCCAAATTGCGGGCAAAGGCCATTGCCGCCCGCATCGGTCCCACCGTGTGCGAGCTGGAAGGGCCTATACCGATTTTGAAGATATCGAAAACGCTGATTGCCATGGTGATCGCCTGGGTTGGATAGAGCGGAAATTTGGGAAAAACTGGCTACTAAGACACGCCGGCAGTAACAAGCTTCCTCAACCGAGGTAACACCAAGCAATCATCGTACCGCGTACAGCAGCGAGAAACCGCAACGCCAAAGCCGGCTGGGCCAAACCTTAAATTAAAGTTTCGACTTGGCAAACAGTGCGGCACCGACGATGCCGGCTTGGTTTAAAAATACGGCAGGTTTGACCGGCGTGTTCAATGCGAGTTGATCCTGGAATTTGTCGAACTTTTTACTGGCGCCGCCGCCGAGGATGATCAAGTCGGGCCAGAACAAGCGTTCCATCGCAGTCAAATAAGTATTGAAGCGCTTACCCCAGGTTTTCCAACCCAAATCCTCGATCTTGCGCGCCGCATCGGAGGCATAGCGTTCGGCTTTGATGCCGTTCTCCAAAAAAATATGCCCCAACTCGGTATTGGGCAATAAATTGCCGTCGGTAAACAGCGCAGTTCCCAGGCCGGTACCCACGGTAACCAACAACACCACACCGGATTGACCCACGCCGTGGCCGAAATGCATTTCGGCAAGCCCGGCGGCATCGGCGTCGTTGACGTTGAAACAAGCACAGGTTGTCGCTTCCGAAAATAATTTATCGATATCGGTTTGGATAAACTCCTTGGAGATGTTGGAGGCCGTCAAGGCGACGCCGTGTTGCACCGCAGCCGGAAAACCGCAACCGACCGGCCCGTTCCAGTGAAAATGCACCACCAACTGCGCCAGTACCGCCGCAACCGCTTCCGGAGTAGCCGGCTGCGGCGTGTCGATACGATGCCGTTCCGATACTAATTCTCCGGTTTCGGTGTTGACTATCGCACCTTTGATACCGGAACCGCCAATATCCACGCCAAGTACCAGCATAAGTTCTCCTTGTAAAAATGATCCGATACCATTTTAGGCCAATCGGCGGGCTTACCGCTGGTTTATCAGTTCAAGATCCAAATCTGGCGGATGCCGACTTATAAACATTGTTGATAAGCGTGTTGGCAAAATTCGTCGAATCTTGTGGAAAAATTGCGGATTAATCCGGCTTTGGCAGTTATCCACATTGTGTGGACAAGCATCAACGGCTGGGATTTACAGACTTAGTGTTAATTCATCTGTTTGAAAAAAATATAAAAAACACACTTATCCACAGTTTTTTATGGACGTAATAGTAATAACAAAAAATAAAGATCTAATAATCTATTTATGATTAGCTGTTGAGATCGGCCGGCAAATCGGACTTGCGGGGACGGAAATTTGCCGCTTTGCCAGCGCCAAGGCAACCGGTTGCTACCGAAACGAACTTTATGAAGACCGATCTATTCCAGCAACCAATTCGTTAGCACGGTAGATAGTCGGCAAACCACAATTCCGCTAAGCGGACTCGCCAGTTTCCTCCATAATAGGGAAAGCAAACTTGTTGAAAAGAATGTTGGATAATATCGGCAAAAGATGTGGACAAGTTGTAGCCATTTTGACCCTTGCCGGTTTTCCACAAATCCTCAACAAGTACGGCGACGGTTAACTTACATGTTCAATATGAAAAAAAGTTATTGATTTTGAAAGGTAATTACAGCTTATCCACAGGTTTTTTCTTCGATAGTAATAACAATAGAGAAAAGATATTGATATGAAATTTATTATTGGCAGAG
Above is a window of Methylomonas koyamae DNA encoding:
- a CDS encoding L-serine ammonia-lyase, whose product is MAISVFDIFKIGIGPSSSHTVGPMRAAMAFARNLEQQGLLGAVRRIQVELYGSLGATGKGHGTDKAVMLGLEGEMPDAVDPDQIPQRLAQIRETGAVRLLGQYPVAFNEKSDLLFQRKVLPYHSNGMRLTVFDASGAELVQADYYSVGGGFVVTGPEAAVDRLSNDDTCLPYPFNTGDGLLKLCATHRKSISDLMMSNEKAWLNEAQIRERLLNIWQVMQACVERGLHQEGIMPGGMKVRRRAANLYRQLTGEIPRQTPSMPVGTMEWVNLFALAVSEENAAGGRVVTAPTNGAAGIIPAVLHYYWKFCEGANEDGVIRFLLTAAAIAILYKENASLSGAEVGCQGEIGVACSMAAGALAEVLGGTPEQVENAAEIGMEHNLGLTCDPVGGLVQVPCIERNAMGSVKAINAARIALRGDGKHFVSLDKVIKTMRETGADMKTKYKETSRGGLAVNLIEC
- the ppgK gene encoding polyphosphate--glucose phosphotransferase, producing MLVLGVDIGGSGIKGAIVNTETGELVSERHRIDTPQPATPEAVAAVLAQLVVHFHWNGPVGCGFPAAVQHGVALTASNISKEFIQTDIDKLFSEATTCACFNVNDADAAGLAEMHFGHGVGQSGVVLLVTVGTGLGTALFTDGNLLPNTELGHIFLENGIKAERYASDAARKIEDLGWKTWGKRFNTYLTAMERLFWPDLIILGGGASKKFDKFQDQLALNTPVKPAVFLNQAGIVGAALFAKSKL
- a CDS encoding pectin acetylesterase-family hydrolase; the protein is MKPFVSNAALAVLLGFAAATQATDLWQKVEVTPGQYPVKVGDSQKLVTPSCAFGQPYSFYVKPGKADKVLLYFNGGGACWNYGTCSMQSTYVPDADVDANNPNKMAGLLNAEDPDNPYKNWTMVFVSYCTGDVFLGSKDTVYQNPFNPDPTDAVAIKHRGFDNFLYVVDYFKRERKNKFSPLHAGRIEIDKILVAGSSAGSYGAALNYPWVQKLLGKDAKVSLLSDGGMGVITDGFLAAGVFGPNSGWNINTNLHPIFKTLPSAPATDFLPRAYRTLAAQYPKERFAQYTTAYDVVQKLFLNIMEQNDGVPADQLSGFGSWSTRMNTIAGGLKAALPKNYRAYIDPGCNHTIFRFDEFYTSALNGIRFVDWAKAIVTNDNADWQNLSCTPGVDCGEQNLTQEGVLACLARSFGTP
- a CDS encoding phosphatase PAP2 family protein; this encodes MATSKRHHCELTVLAALAAATTLVFWFTNLDRWAAGLFFYPGNASGVWPKQDWWFWRVLYDYAFPFTITAGAFALLAYLFSHLHDDFRSFRRQAMYILLVIAIGPGLVVNLIVKDHWGRPRPVHTKEFGGEYNYVPPAKLGHSPDKSFVCGHCSVGYAFFALYFLTQNYKTFYLLLTLGLAWTMGFTRMTAGGHYLSDILWSGYLVFLVAYALYYGWYLRDKPVTVLERKTATG